The DNA segment TCCAGCATTCCTCAGTCCAAAAATAAATTGTTTTTTGATATCAGTTGGTACAAATAACTTTTCATTCTGCAGTCCATCTCGAGGACCAACCTCGATAATCGTCACTTTTTTAGGTAAACTTAGCATCATTTTCCCTCCAAACAATTCATACTTTCATTGTAGAGGTGGTAAAATCAAAAAATCAAGAATAATAGAAATTTTGACAAAATAAGAGGAATTTCTGTATTTAACTAGAAGTAGTAAAGGTATAAAAGCTAGAGGGGAGAACGGAAATGAGCCAAACCGAAGTAGTAATTGTTAGTGCTGTTCGTACGGCATTAGGAAATTTTAACGGTAGTTTAAAAAATTTATCCGCACCTGAACTTGGAGCAACAGTGATTAAAGGGGCGCTTGAAGCGGCAGGAGTTAAGCCTGAACTAGTGGATGAAGTGATTATGGGTAATGTGCTCCAAGCAGGGCTAGGGCAAAACCCAGCAAGACAGGCGGCTATTCAAGCGGGAATTCCTGAAAGCGTTTCCTCAATGACGATTAATAAGGTTTGTGGTTCGGGGTTAAAGGCAGTTCACTTAGCAACTCAGGCAATTTTGGCGGGAGACGCTGACATTGTGGTTGCAGGCGGAATGGAAAATATGAGCCAGGCACCATACCTATTAAAAAATGCCCGTGATGGCTTTAAAATGGGTGACCAAAAGCTAGTCGACACCTTGACCTCGGATGGTCTTACATGTGTGTTTAATGATTATCACATGGGGATTACAGCTGAGAATTTAGCGAGTAAATATGCCATTACAAGAGAAGAGCAGGATGAATTTTCGGCGTGGAGTCAGGCGAAGGCAGTTGAGGCTATTGAAGCAGGTAAATTTAAAGATGAAATCGTAAAGGTTGTCATTCCGCAACGCAAAGGGGAACCTATTGTTTTTGACACAGATGAATACCCGAAAAAAGGAACAACTGCAGAGAAGTTGGCGGGATTACGTCCTGCTTTTAAAAAGGACGGCAGTGTAACGGCAGGGAATGCTTCTGGAATCAATGATGGAGCAGCAGCTGTTG comes from the Neobacillus sp. PS2-9 genome and includes:
- a CDS encoding acetyl-CoA C-acetyltransferase — its product is MSQTEVVIVSAVRTALGNFNGSLKNLSAPELGATVIKGALEAAGVKPELVDEVIMGNVLQAGLGQNPARQAAIQAGIPESVSSMTINKVCGSGLKAVHLATQAILAGDADIVVAGGMENMSQAPYLLKNARDGFKMGDQKLVDTLTSDGLTCVFNDYHMGITAENLASKYAITREEQDEFSAWSQAKAVEAIEAGKFKDEIVKVVIPQRKGEPIVFDTDEYPKKGTTAEKLAGLRPAFKKDGSVTAGNASGINDGAAAVVVMSKKKADELGLKPLVTIKANASAGVDPSIMGIGPVPAVRKALEKASVSMEDVNLIEANEAFAAQSLAVDRELHFNKEILNVNGGAIALGHPIGASGARILVTLIHEMKRRNAKNGLATLCIGGGQGVATIVELA